From Vicinamibacteria bacterium, the proteins below share one genomic window:
- a CDS encoding prepilin-type N-terminal cleavage/methylation domain-containing protein gives MMLPSIQLRVDGERNDERGFTLIELLIVIAIIGIIAAMAVLNILRAVVTANEAQVIGDTRTVLSAEHAYASANGGFFANVTNLCRGGANCNIGIPNYPTTAPAFLGNDIGRVSPYTKGGYTRQWIGLGGGAPPGLSASQDPDSVVDFCYQSYPAGLGLTGVRSFTGGPAGIVHVDSQGLPIACPIPAGTAFLE, from the coding sequence ATGATGCTTCCGAGTATTCAACTGCGAGTCGATGGTGAGAGAAACGATGAGCGTGGGTTCACTTTGATCGAGCTGCTCATCGTGATCGCGATTATCGGTATCATCGCCGCGATGGCGGTCCTGAACATCCTCCGCGCGGTCGTTACGGCGAACGAAGCTCAGGTGATCGGAGATACGCGCACGGTCTTGTCCGCCGAGCACGCCTATGCGTCGGCGAACGGCGGGTTTTTCGCCAACGTGACCAACCTCTGTCGTGGCGGAGCGAACTGCAACATCGGGATCCCGAATTATCCCACGACGGCGCCCGCATTCCTCGGCAACGATATCGGACGCGTCTCACCCTACACGAAGGGCGGCTACACACGGCAGTGGATCGGCTTGGGTGGAGGCGCCCCTCCGGGACTCTCGGCGAGCCAGGATCCCGACAGCGTCGTCGATTTCTGCTACCAGAGTTACCCCGCCGGCCTCGGCTTGACGGGTGTGCGTTCTTTCACTGGAGGCCCCGCGGGTATTGTCCACGTGGATTCTCAGGGGCTCCCGATCGCATGCCCGATCCCCGCGGGAACCGCGTTTCTCGAGTAG
- a CDS encoding BlaI/MecI/CopY family transcriptional regulator, whose product MTGGTLLDLLRRRQRQTTLASFLGKLELQVLDVLWTRWRETSVRDLEPYFGSTAYTTLMTTLDRLHKKGLLHRTKSGRAYLYMPRFTRAGLEAYLAEDAFATILEGVRSGASARPLLMSFVEAVSRRDALLLDELERLVKEKRRARHEEEE is encoded by the coding sequence GTGACGGGAGGCACGCTGCTCGATCTCCTCCGCCGTCGACAACGGCAGACCACCCTCGCCTCTTTCCTCGGCAAGCTGGAGCTCCAGGTGCTCGACGTGCTCTGGACGCGATGGCGCGAGACGTCGGTGCGGGATCTCGAGCCCTATTTCGGTTCGACTGCCTACACCACGCTCATGACCACACTCGATCGGCTGCACAAGAAGGGACTGCTCCACAGAACGAAGTCGGGGCGCGCCTACCTCTATATGCCCCGCTTCACGCGTGCTGGACTCGAAGCGTACCTCGCCGAGGATGCGTTCGCGACCATACTCGAGGGTGTCCGCTCCGGAGCATCGGCACGGCCCCTGTTGATGAGCTTCGTGGAAGCGGTGAGCCGTCGCGATGCGCTGCTGCTCGACGAGCTCGAGCGGCTCGTCAAAGAGAAGCGACGCGCTCGGCACGAGGAGGAGGAGTGA
- a CDS encoding M56 family metallopeptidase, whose amino-acid sequence MSFLVLGTLLAVLAFGAASAVGSFVAAMAWWALRGRIEKLAPARRARFILTLRLLPSFTSIVFTVVFFIPAFVLHEPRDTVEVTSATMVAAALLAAALLLRGPIATFVAWRRTRQLVQGWLAGAEPIALEAPVPTVLVELPFPVVAVVGVCRPRIVVARSVKEACSEEELKAVLEHETAHLKRGDNFTRHLVRGAPDLLTWTNLGSLLEREWSEATEEAADRCAGAALAIPLASALVKVARLAVGTSPLPALETALYRQSGLARRIGYLTGIPKPCESSFVRATPWPFFAASIALVIAATPSGWLHRLHTFTELVVALLQ is encoded by the coding sequence GTGAGCTTTCTCGTTCTCGGGACCTTGCTCGCCGTACTCGCATTTGGCGCAGCCAGTGCCGTGGGATCGTTCGTCGCCGCCATGGCCTGGTGGGCGCTTCGGGGACGAATCGAAAAGCTGGCACCGGCCCGACGCGCACGGTTCATTCTCACGCTACGGCTCCTTCCGAGCTTCACCTCGATCGTCTTCACCGTGGTCTTCTTCATCCCCGCGTTCGTCCTCCACGAGCCGCGCGACACCGTCGAGGTGACGAGCGCGACCATGGTGGCCGCCGCGCTCCTGGCGGCGGCTCTACTCCTGCGGGGACCGATCGCGACGTTCGTCGCCTGGCGTCGGACCCGGCAGCTGGTTCAGGGCTGGCTCGCGGGTGCCGAGCCGATTGCCCTGGAGGCGCCGGTTCCGACCGTCCTCGTCGAGCTCCCCTTTCCTGTCGTGGCCGTGGTCGGCGTGTGCCGCCCCCGCATCGTGGTCGCGCGCAGCGTCAAGGAGGCCTGCTCCGAAGAAGAGCTGAAAGCCGTCCTCGAGCACGAGACCGCGCATTTGAAACGCGGGGATAACTTCACGCGCCATCTCGTACGAGGGGCTCCAGACTTGCTCACCTGGACGAACCTCGGTAGCTTACTCGAGCGTGAATGGAGCGAGGCGACAGAAGAGGCGGCCGATCGATGCGCAGGGGCCGCGCTCGCGATTCCACTCGCCTCGGCTCTCGTAAAGGTCGCGCGGCTTGCCGTGGGCACGAGTCCCCTTCCCGCGCTCGAGACGGCGCTTTATCGCCAGAGCGGACTCGCCAGACGGATCGGATATCTGACCGGGATTCCCAAGCCGTGCGAGAGCTCGTTCGTGCGGGCGACGCCCTGGCCTTTCTTCGCCGCCTCCATTGCCCTCGTCATCGCGGCGACGCCGTCCGGCTGGCTCCATCGTCTGCACACCTTCACCGAATTGGTGGTCGCCCTTCTTCAGTAG
- a CDS encoding TonB-dependent receptor: MRSALFGSVLLVAGAAGAFEGRVVRQQDGSPVAGAEVTVLGRTGEAFTDAEGRFTFVPDPALPFEILVILPGGRIMKPVLIESFPEDGLVVVEVQALVQESVTVTAGTAPSIEHTPAAATTLLPRSEVQVRLPVNLGQALENVPGVATISEGRAEVPVIRGLARGRTLLLIDGARVTAERRVGPSATFLDPFVVDSLEVSRGPGSVAYGSDAFGGVIQVRTRRPEPSAPFGMRFIGSLGAGVPQGRAGVEVTQGFSNGGVLFQAHYREFDDYDSPEGTVFNSGSRDQGYLGKVQTLVGSGVLSFGFMSDLARDVERPRTNSHITRFFYPTEDSHRFTAGYDRISLWGLSRLNVTTFVGSYRIVTDQDTFATENEPRRIERADVDAKDYAVRAVAEKLFGGTRLELGVDLNGRFGLEARDFVVDYDLAGNELQTDERITIENGRRVDTGLFASLDGNVHPKLQLVGGGRVDRVTTHNEGGFFGDRDTANGAFSGFAAATVGSFGGWSFTGQIARGFRDPVISDRYFRGVTGRGFITGNPDLEPETATQFDTAVRYTSRRWRAAIYYYHYRFRDLIERYEDEPDFFFFRNRGRALNEGVELELQAELGRELSLQLSAYASRGKALDDDAPLDDVPPTTLTLQLRRELSAGRGYLQVRGAVFAEDDEPGPSEVATPGYGVVDFSAGWEMTSKVGLRFLARNLTNTSYPVSTDRRAVPAPGISAVATVVVTLGPD; the protein is encoded by the coding sequence ATGCGATCCGCACTCTTCGGCTCGGTGCTACTGGTCGCCGGCGCCGCCGGCGCTTTCGAAGGGCGAGTGGTGCGCCAGCAGGATGGTAGCCCGGTAGCGGGTGCCGAAGTCACGGTGCTCGGTCGAACCGGTGAGGCCTTCACCGATGCCGAGGGTCGTTTCACGTTCGTTCCCGATCCAGCGCTGCCATTCGAGATCCTCGTGATCTTGCCCGGAGGGCGCATCATGAAACCGGTCCTCATCGAGTCGTTCCCCGAGGACGGCCTGGTGGTCGTCGAAGTGCAGGCCCTGGTCCAAGAATCGGTGACTGTGACCGCCGGAACCGCTCCCAGCATCGAGCACACGCCCGCGGCAGCCACGACGTTGCTTCCTCGCTCGGAGGTCCAGGTACGTCTGCCGGTGAACCTCGGGCAAGCGCTCGAGAACGTTCCCGGTGTGGCGACGATCTCCGAGGGACGCGCCGAAGTGCCCGTCATACGGGGTCTCGCACGAGGAAGGACTCTCCTTCTCATCGACGGAGCCCGGGTGACGGCGGAGCGCCGTGTGGGACCGAGCGCGACTTTTCTCGATCCGTTCGTGGTCGATTCACTCGAGGTGTCTCGCGGCCCCGGCTCGGTCGCCTACGGTTCGGACGCCTTTGGCGGTGTGATTCAGGTGCGGACCCGACGACCGGAGCCCTCGGCTCCCTTCGGCATGAGGTTCATCGGAAGCCTCGGGGCGGGCGTGCCCCAGGGCCGTGCCGGGGTCGAGGTGACGCAAGGGTTCTCCAACGGCGGCGTACTATTCCAGGCGCATTACCGCGAGTTCGACGACTACGACAGCCCCGAGGGAACCGTGTTCAACTCCGGCTCGCGGGACCAGGGGTATCTGGGAAAGGTCCAGACTCTCGTCGGTAGCGGCGTCTTGAGCTTCGGATTCATGAGCGATCTGGCACGCGACGTCGAGCGCCCCAGGACCAACTCACACATCACGCGTTTCTTTTATCCCACCGAGGATTCGCATCGTTTCACCGCGGGCTACGACCGGATCTCGCTCTGGGGACTCAGCCGCTTGAACGTGACGACGTTTGTTGGCTCGTATCGGATCGTCACCGACCAGGATACCTTCGCCACCGAGAACGAGCCGAGACGCATCGAGCGGGCCGACGTGGATGCCAAGGACTATGCCGTCCGCGCCGTGGCGGAAAAACTCTTCGGCGGTACGAGGCTCGAGCTCGGCGTCGATCTCAACGGACGCTTCGGGCTCGAGGCACGCGATTTCGTCGTGGATTACGATCTCGCGGGAAACGAGCTCCAGACCGACGAGCGCATCACCATCGAGAACGGTCGTCGCGTCGATACCGGGCTGTTCGCATCGCTCGACGGCAACGTTCACCCCAAGCTCCAGCTCGTGGGTGGGGGTCGCGTCGACCGAGTCACCACCCACAACGAGGGGGGGTTCTTCGGCGATCGGGACACCGCGAACGGCGCGTTCTCCGGATTCGCGGCAGCGACTGTCGGGAGCTTCGGTGGATGGAGCTTCACCGGTCAAATCGCCCGCGGTTTTCGCGATCCGGTGATCTCGGATCGTTACTTCCGCGGCGTGACCGGACGAGGATTCATCACCGGCAACCCCGATCTCGAACCGGAGACCGCGACGCAGTTCGATACCGCCGTTCGCTACACCAGCCGCCGATGGCGCGCCGCCATTTACTACTACCACTACCGCTTTCGCGATCTCATCGAGCGGTACGAGGACGAGCCCGATTTCTTCTTCTTCAGAAATCGAGGCCGGGCGCTCAACGAGGGAGTCGAGCTCGAGCTCCAGGCCGAGCTAGGCCGCGAGCTCTCCCTGCAGCTTTCCGCCTACGCGTCTCGAGGCAAGGCGCTCGACGACGACGCCCCGCTCGACGACGTTCCGCCGACGACCTTGACCCTCCAGCTGCGGAGGGAGCTCAGCGCGGGCCGGGGCTATCTTCAGGTCCGGGGAGCAGTCTTCGCCGAAGACGACGAGCCGGGGCCGAGCGAGGTGGCGACGCCGGGATACGGGGTGGTGGACTTCTCCGCGGGCTGGGAGATGACCTCCAAGGTCGGACTCCGCTTCCTGGCGCGAAACCTCACGAACACGAGCTACCCTGTCAGCACGGACCGTCGTGCCGTGCCCGCCCCGGGCATCTCCGCCGTCGCCACCGTCGTGGTTACCCTCGGACCGGACTAG
- a CDS encoding glycosyltransferase family protein, whose translation MRVLYGVVGEGMGHATRSAVVLDHILDLGHEVRVVVSGKAHTFLKERFARRKKISMEEIHGLTLRYLGNRLDRKGSLFWNLRNAPKGVKKNIEVYRKIAEDGIQPEVVISDFESWAALYGLRHGVPVVSVDNIQIINRCKHQKALKKGKGLDFGLARLAVKMKVPKAYHYLIATFFFPPVRKKYTTLVPPILRDEVLTAEREPGEHVVIYFRGMAVDELRDILRKCPVPFRVYGADEESEEGNVAFRRFAGKAFLDDLRTARAVVAGGGFSLMSEAVSLGVPMLSVPIEGQFEQELNARYLEHLGYGRAARKLEDSVLGKFLERIDEFSAALSAYRRTDNSLFFSYLDRLLERVAQGKKRPNRLA comes from the coding sequence GTGCGAGTTCTCTACGGTGTGGTGGGAGAGGGTATGGGTCATGCGACCCGAAGCGCGGTCGTGCTCGATCACATCCTCGACTTGGGGCACGAAGTCCGGGTGGTGGTCTCGGGCAAGGCGCACACTTTCCTCAAGGAGCGCTTCGCCCGTCGGAAGAAGATCTCGATGGAGGAGATCCACGGACTGACGCTGCGATATCTCGGAAACCGCCTCGACCGCAAGGGTAGTCTCTTCTGGAACCTGAGGAACGCTCCGAAGGGAGTGAAGAAGAACATCGAGGTCTATCGCAAAATCGCCGAGGACGGCATTCAACCCGAGGTCGTCATCAGCGACTTCGAGTCCTGGGCGGCGCTTTACGGTCTTCGCCACGGTGTCCCGGTGGTGAGCGTCGACAATATCCAGATCATCAACCGCTGCAAACACCAAAAGGCACTCAAAAAAGGAAAAGGGCTCGACTTCGGACTGGCCCGTCTCGCCGTGAAGATGAAGGTGCCCAAGGCCTATCACTATCTGATTGCCACGTTCTTTTTCCCTCCGGTGAGAAAGAAGTACACGACTCTCGTTCCTCCCATTCTCCGAGACGAGGTTCTCACCGCCGAGCGCGAGCCAGGAGAACACGTCGTCATCTACTTCCGTGGAATGGCGGTCGACGAGTTGCGTGACATTCTCAGGAAATGCCCGGTTCCGTTCCGAGTCTACGGAGCCGACGAGGAGAGCGAAGAGGGGAACGTGGCCTTCAGACGTTTTGCGGGCAAGGCGTTCCTCGACGACCTTCGCACCGCCCGGGCGGTGGTGGCGGGCGGCGGTTTCTCGCTCATGAGCGAAGCCGTGAGCCTCGGCGTTCCCATGCTTTCGGTACCGATCGAGGGACAATTCGAGCAGGAGCTGAACGCCCGCTATCTCGAGCATCTCGGCTACGGCCGCGCCGCGAGAAAGCTGGAGGATTCCGTACTGGGCAAATTCCTCGAGCGTATCGACGAGTTCTCCGCCGCATTGTCGGCTTACCGGCGCACGGACAATTCGCTCTTCTTCTCGTACCTCGATCGGCTTCTCGAACGGGTTGCGCAAGGGAAGAAGAGGCCCAATCGTCTCGCATGA
- a CDS encoding 2-oxoglutarate and iron-dependent oxygenase domain-containing protein, producing MVRSNLPVIDLEPWFRGDRGRTARALRSACLKTGFFYVSNHRLPDGLLDRIRAASRSFFSLPLEEKLRVHFEKARKQRGYIPLRGESSDPKGKGDEKEALDFTFPVPPEGVSDPVAYRMYGPNLWPEGLTGFRETVESYFEEMIRIAGTLFEILAASLELPHDFFRPKIDRPIAQLRLLHYPPQSEPLDEAFLGIGEHCDYECFTILDPGDVTGLQLRDQRGEWMEVEPLPRAFVVNLGEMLARWTNDVYRATVHRVVNRTGRERYAIPFFFGTNYDTLIDCLPTCSGPERPSRYPPILAGEYLAKRLNEVYGSLPES from the coding sequence ATGGTTCGGTCAAACCTTCCGGTCATCGACCTCGAGCCCTGGTTTCGGGGAGATCGGGGGCGGACGGCCCGGGCGTTACGAAGCGCATGCCTCAAGACAGGCTTCTTTTACGTCTCGAACCATCGTTTGCCGGACGGGCTTCTCGACCGGATTCGAGCGGCCTCTCGGAGTTTCTTCTCCCTTCCGCTCGAAGAGAAGCTGCGGGTCCATTTCGAAAAAGCTCGAAAGCAACGAGGTTACATTCCCCTCCGCGGCGAGAGCTCGGATCCCAAGGGCAAGGGGGACGAGAAGGAGGCGCTCGACTTCACGTTTCCGGTGCCTCCCGAGGGAGTCAGCGACCCGGTTGCTTACCGGATGTACGGGCCCAATCTCTGGCCCGAGGGGCTAACCGGATTCCGGGAAACCGTCGAGAGCTACTTCGAGGAGATGATTCGGATCGCAGGCACCCTCTTCGAGATCCTGGCCGCGAGCCTCGAGCTTCCTCATGATTTCTTTCGGCCGAAGATCGACCGCCCCATCGCCCAGCTGCGCCTGCTCCACTACCCCCCGCAGTCGGAACCGCTCGACGAGGCTTTCCTGGGAATCGGCGAGCACTGCGATTACGAGTGCTTCACTATCCTGGATCCGGGAGACGTCACCGGCCTCCAGCTTCGCGACCAGAGAGGCGAGTGGATGGAGGTAGAGCCTTTGCCCCGGGCGTTCGTCGTGAACCTCGGTGAAATGCTCGCTCGCTGGACGAACGACGTCTACCGTGCCACGGTCCATCGCGTCGTCAATCGCACGGGCCGAGAGCGCTACGCCATCCCCTTCTTCTTTGGAACGAATTACGACACCCTCATCGATTGCCTGCCCACCTGCTCGGGACCGGAGAGGCCGAGCCGGTACCCGCCGATCCTCGCCGGAGAATATCTCGCCAAACGACTGAACGAAGTCTACGGCTCGCTTCCCGAAAGTTAA